A window from Ovis canadensis isolate MfBH-ARS-UI-01 breed Bighorn chromosome 4, ARS-UI_OviCan_v2, whole genome shotgun sequence encodes these proteins:
- the RAB19 gene encoding ras-related protein Rab-19 gives MQFSGSARAADENFDYLFKIILIGDSNVGKTCVVQHFKSGVYTEAQQNTIGVDFTVRALEIDGKKVKMQVWDTAGQERFRTITQSYYRSAHAAIIAYDLTRRSTFESVPHWIHEIEKYGAANLVIMLIGNKCDLWEKRHVLFEDACILAEKYGLLAVLETSAKESKNIDEVFVLMARELMARHSLPLHGGGAPGSLPLESTPVLMAPAPREKNQCTC, from the exons ATGCAATTCTCCGGCTCAGCCAGGGCAGCGGACGAGAACTTTGACTATTTGTTCAAGATTATCCTCATCGGGGATTCCAACGTGGGCAAGACGTGTGTCGTGCAGCATTTCAAGTCCGGGGTCTACACAGAGGCACAGCAGAACACAATCGGGGTGGACTTCACTGTGCGTGCCCTGGAGATTGACGGCAAGAAAGTGAAG ATGCAGGTGTGGGACACCGCCGGCCAGGAACGTTTCCGGACCATCACCCAGAGCTACTACCGCAGTGCCCACGCGGCCATCATTGCCTACGACCTCACCCGGCGGTCCACGTTCGAATCTGTTCCTCACTGGATTCACGAGATAGAGAAATACGGAGCAGCGAACTTGGTCATCATGCTGATTG GGAACAAGTGTGACCTGTGGGAAAAACGCCATGTTCTCTTTGAGGATGCCTGCATCCTGGCTGAGAAATACGGTCTCCTAGCTGTTCTGGAAACATCTGCCAAGGAGTCCAAGAATATCGACGAGGTCTTCGTGCTGATGGCCAGGGAGCTGATGGCCCGCCACAGCCTGCCCTTGCACGGGGGCGGCGCCCCGGGCAGCCTCCCGCTGGAGTCCACTCCTGTCCTTATGGCCCCAGCTCCAAGGGAGAAGAATCAGTGCACCTGCTGA